Proteins encoded by one window of Collimonas fungivorans:
- a CDS encoding MBL fold metallo-hydrolase: protein MSTAASAGAANVKITPLGSHDGEFCAQDRALIFEDPDGTRILYDAGRTVRGGSDPRLGKIDGVLLSHVHSDHLGDMHQAEANAGTCAAPDFSVKSAPSSVTEEVVLAKKAKLFVGGEMGDFFSRRITAAGGSADQVQLVRFGGQRKIGGITIASVPAAHSNGLDEKFLSGALAEGLAANGVKAYVGPAGGFVVTFSNGLAVYLSGDTGIIAEQDLVVRRFYKPKLAVLNIGGIFSTGPREAAYVINDLVRPHGVIASHVNEAATKDGKFIAGSKFLEFKAAVKVPVYAPLSGKTMEFDVEGKCVVGC, encoded by the coding sequence ATGTCGACAGCAGCGTCTGCCGGCGCCGCCAATGTCAAAATCACTCCCTTGGGCAGCCACGACGGCGAATTCTGCGCGCAGGACCGTGCGCTGATCTTCGAGGACCCGGATGGCACGCGGATTCTGTACGACGCCGGCCGTACGGTGCGCGGCGGCAGCGATCCGCGCCTGGGTAAAATCGATGGCGTATTGTTAAGCCATGTGCACAGCGATCACTTGGGCGACATGCACCAGGCCGAAGCCAATGCAGGAACTTGCGCGGCTCCGGATTTTTCGGTAAAGAGCGCGCCATCTTCGGTGACCGAAGAGGTGGTCCTGGCCAAGAAAGCCAAATTGTTCGTCGGTGGCGAAATGGGCGATTTTTTCTCGCGCAGGATCACGGCCGCGGGCGGTAGCGCCGACCAGGTGCAACTGGTCAGGTTCGGCGGGCAGCGGAAAATCGGCGGTATCACTATCGCGAGCGTCCCGGCGGCACATTCAAACGGACTGGACGAAAAATTCCTGAGCGGTGCCCTGGCAGAGGGTCTTGCGGCAAACGGCGTGAAGGCTTATGTCGGTCCTGCAGGCGGGTTTGTGGTGACTTTTTCGAATGGCCTGGCCGTATATCTGTCTGGCGATACCGGCATCATTGCCGAGCAGGACCTGGTGGTGCGGCGCTTCTACAAGCCAAAACTGGCTGTGCTGAATATAGGCGGCATCTTTTCCACCGGCCCGCGCGAAGCCGCGTACGTGATCAACGACCTGGTGCGTCCCCACGGCGTGATTGCTTCGCATGTGAACGAGGCGGCTACCAAGGATGGAAAGTTCATCGCGGGCAGCAAGTTCCTGGAATTCAAGGCTGCGGTAAAAGTCCCTGTATATGCGCCTCTTAGCGGCAAGACCATGGAATTTGACGTGGAAGGGAAATGTGTTGTGGGTTGTTAA
- the cynS gene encoding cyanase, producing the protein MDRLEVTEKIIAAKVSSGIKWSEVAAKVGLSKEWVTAACLGQMTLSAEQASVLAEIFSLTAEEAKWLTVTPYKGSLPTSVPTDPLIYRFYELVNVYGSTFKALIHEEFGDGIMSAIDFKMDLQRENDPNGDRVRILMSGKFLPYKQY; encoded by the coding sequence ATGGACCGCCTCGAAGTTACCGAAAAAATCATTGCCGCCAAGGTGTCCTCTGGCATCAAGTGGTCGGAAGTCGCCGCCAAGGTCGGGCTGAGCAAGGAATGGGTCACCGCTGCGTGCCTCGGGCAAATGACGCTGAGCGCGGAACAGGCGAGCGTTCTTGCGGAAATTTTCAGCCTGACCGCGGAAGAGGCCAAATGGCTGACCGTTACACCGTACAAAGGCTCATTGCCGACGTCAGTCCCGACCGACCCGCTGATCTATCGCTTCTACGAGCTGGTCAATGTGTACGGGAGTACTTTCAAGGCGCTCATCCACGAAGAGTTTGGCGACGGCATCATGAGCGCCATCGATTTCAAGATGGACCTGCAGCGCGAGAACGATCCAAACGGCGACCGCGTGCGCATCCTCATGAGCGGCAAATTCCTGCCTTACAAGCAATACTGA
- a CDS encoding DJ-1/PfpI family protein, with the protein MHIAILTFEGFNELDSLIALGVLNRIKKPDWRVSIASPAARVRSMNGLVIEAQASLREASAADAVIVGSGIRTREIVADVALMAQLQLDPSRQLLAAQCSGTLLLAKLGLLEGVPACTDLTTKPWVQEAGVEVLNQPFFARNNVATAGGCLASPYLAAWIIARLESVEAAESALHYVAPVGEKEDYVSRAMQNITPYLKEKLAVSCH; encoded by the coding sequence ATGCACATCGCTATCCTTACCTTCGAAGGTTTCAACGAACTCGATTCCCTGATCGCGCTCGGGGTCCTGAACCGCATCAAGAAACCGGACTGGCGCGTGTCGATCGCAAGTCCTGCTGCGCGAGTCCGTTCGATGAACGGCTTGGTGATTGAGGCGCAGGCTTCCTTGCGCGAGGCAAGCGCTGCCGATGCGGTCATCGTCGGCAGCGGCATACGGACACGCGAAATCGTCGCTGATGTGGCGCTGATGGCGCAGCTGCAACTCGATCCGTCGCGGCAATTGCTGGCGGCACAATGCTCCGGCACGCTGCTGCTGGCCAAGCTCGGGCTGCTGGAGGGCGTTCCGGCCTGCACCGACCTGACGACGAAACCCTGGGTCCAGGAAGCCGGCGTCGAGGTGCTGAACCAGCCTTTCTTTGCTCGGAATAACGTCGCGACCGCAGGCGGGTGCCTGGCGTCACCTTACCTCGCCGCCTGGATAATTGCCCGGCTAGAAAGCGTCGAGGCGGCGGAAAGTGCACTGCACTATGTCGCCCCGGTAGGAGAGAAGGAAGATTATGTATCGCGTGCGATGCAAAATATCACGCCGTACCTGAAAGAGAAACTGGCTGTTTCGTGCCATTGA